One part of the Caproiciproducens sp. CPB-2 genome encodes these proteins:
- a CDS encoding GntP family permease, with the protein MSGIGLIIAFVIAIIVMILAISKLKVHPFLSIMSVSLILGLVAGIPLTDVEQADGTVVQGLANVIGAGFSGTFTSIGIVIILGALIGTILEATGAAFKLADMVIKLVGPDHPDLAMLLMGWVVSIPVFCDSGFVILNPIRKALVQRTRKSSVAMTVCLSAGLYASHVFIPPTPGPIAAANTLGIGNNLLLVMGMGALVSIPALVAAYFYSKYISKKVKAADEYDAKAADGEIIKTYEQVVAEYGRLPNGALALSPIIVPVLLMALGSIASMSKWTGSALIMCTFLGTPIIALAIGTLFGVWLLVDTKQMKKFYNITDETLKTVGPILFVTAAGGVLGKVIAVSGMVQFITSNASLLQTVGIFFPFLLAAILKSAQGSSTVAITTTAGIMAPLMDLMGLGVPVLSALTVMAIGAGAMTVSHANDSYFWVVTNFGALKPEQGYKTQTMVTLVEGVAAMAGVFVLSLFLH; encoded by the coding sequence ATGTCTGGAATCGGTCTAATTATTGCGTTTGTTATTGCGATCATTGTAATGATACTGGCAATTTCAAAGCTGAAAGTCCATCCATTTTTGTCCATCATGAGCGTATCCCTTATTTTGGGACTTGTTGCGGGAATTCCACTGACAGATGTCGAACAAGCCGACGGTACGGTGGTGCAGGGTCTGGCCAACGTAATCGGCGCAGGCTTCAGCGGTACATTCACCAGTATCGGTATTGTAATTATTTTGGGTGCCCTGATCGGCACTATCCTTGAGGCGACGGGCGCGGCTTTTAAGCTGGCTGATATGGTTATCAAATTGGTTGGACCCGACCATCCCGACCTTGCCATGCTGCTTATGGGCTGGGTTGTGTCAATCCCTGTGTTCTGTGACAGCGGCTTTGTCATCTTAAACCCAATTCGCAAAGCTTTGGTACAGCGTACCCGCAAAAGCAGCGTTGCTATGACGGTTTGTCTGTCGGCCGGTTTGTATGCTTCTCATGTATTCATACCTCCAACGCCGGGGCCAATCGCGGCTGCCAATACCCTTGGCATTGGCAACAATCTGCTTTTAGTAATGGGTATGGGTGCCCTTGTCTCTATTCCAGCTCTTGTGGCAGCTTATTTTTATTCCAAATACATCAGTAAAAAAGTGAAAGCCGCTGATGAGTATGATGCGAAGGCAGCGGACGGCGAAATCATAAAGACCTATGAGCAAGTCGTCGCAGAATACGGCCGTCTGCCAAACGGGGCCCTTGCACTTAGCCCAATCATTGTTCCCGTTTTGCTTATGGCTCTCGGTTCCATTGCTTCTATGTCCAAATGGACCGGTTCAGCGCTCATCATGTGTACGTTCCTCGGCACTCCCATTATCGCCCTTGCCATAGGAACCCTGTTTGGCGTATGGCTGCTGGTGGACACCAAACAAATGAAAAAGTTCTACAATATCACCGATGAAACTTTAAAAACCGTTGGGCCGATCCTGTTTGTCACCGCAGCGGGCGGCGTGCTTGGCAAGGTGATTGCCGTATCCGGTATGGTACAGTTCATCACATCCAATGCATCGCTTTTGCAGACAGTAGGCATCTTCTTCCCGTTCCTTTTGGCAGCTATCCTCAAATCTGCGCAAGGTTCCTCAACCGTTGCTATTACAACCACAGCCGGCATCATGGCTCCGCTGATGGATCTTATGGGGCTGGGGGTGCCTGTTCTGAGCGCTCTTACCGTAATGGCCATCGGCGCCGGTGCAATGACCGTCTCCCATGCAAACGACTCCTATTTCTGGGTTGTTACCAATTTTGGCGCATTGAAGCCGGAACAGGGTTACAAAACACAAACTATGGTTACTTTGGTTGAAGGTGTTGCCGCAATGGCAGGCGTTTTTGTCCTATCGCTCTTTTTACATTAA
- a CDS encoding magnesium transporter CorA family protein: MKCYRITKETLEGAETPFAPDTVCVCTPEELRAGHFCAAPHTFGECANPGPAKLEAYDGYDFILLNVVNDNERYLTHRIGLYIMPDRIVFVSNRENRAVQDVLDTFAGGKTSSLNITRILYAFFNNLTIHDSEELQALEEEISALEERVMEGADEDFIKDIIAMRKRLMFYKKYYEQLLDVAESIEENSNGILSSGALRYFKMFTARVDRLNRSVLNLRDYITQVREAYQSQVDIGLNAIMKLFTVITAIFLPLTLLVGWYGMNFKYMPELQWPYGYAFAAGLSVAFVVVCILFFKKKKIL, encoded by the coding sequence ATGAAGTGTTATCGGATTACGAAAGAAACGCTTGAGGGAGCGGAAACTCCGTTTGCGCCGGATACCGTCTGCGTCTGTACGCCGGAGGAGCTGCGCGCCGGTCATTTCTGCGCGGCGCCGCACACGTTCGGCGAGTGCGCGAACCCGGGTCCCGCCAAGCTGGAGGCGTACGACGGGTATGACTTTATTCTACTGAATGTCGTCAACGACAACGAACGGTATCTGACCCACCGGATCGGGCTGTATATCATGCCGGACCGGATCGTCTTTGTCAGCAACAGGGAAAACCGTGCGGTACAGGATGTGCTGGATACTTTTGCGGGCGGCAAAACATCCAGCCTGAATATCACGCGGATTCTTTACGCATTTTTCAACAACCTGACCATTCATGATTCGGAGGAGCTGCAGGCGCTGGAAGAGGAGATCTCCGCGCTGGAGGAGCGGGTCATGGAGGGCGCGGACGAGGATTTTATCAAGGACATCATCGCGATGCGGAAACGGCTGATGTTCTATAAAAAATATTATGAGCAGCTGCTGGATGTCGCGGAGAGCATCGAGGAAAACTCCAACGGGATTCTGTCCTCCGGCGCGCTGCGCTATTTCAAGATGTTTACGGCCCGGGTGGACCGCCTGAACCGGAGCGTCCTCAACCTGCGCGACTATATCACGCAGGTGCGCGAGGCGTATCAGTCGCAGGTGGACATCGGGCTGAACGCGATTATGAAGCTGTTTACCGTGATTACCGCTATTTTTCTTCCGCTCACGCTTCTGGTCGGCTGGTACGGCATGAATTTCAAGTATATGCCGGAGCTTCAGTGGCCGTACGGCTACGCTTTTGCCGCGGGTCTTTCGGTTGCTTTTGTGGTCGTCTGTATTCTCTTTTTCAAAAAGAAGAAAATACTGTAA
- a CDS encoding MetQ/NlpA family ABC transporter substrate-binding protein, whose product MKKLLSAILIAALSASVFAGCANSATASSAAASSAAPASSEAESTAAAKKIVIGASPTPHAIILKEAAKLLKDKGYDLEIKEFSDYVLPNKALDSKDLDANYFQHQPYLDEFNKENGTKIVSAGSIHYEPFGIYAGKTKALADLKEGATIAVPNDTSNEARALLLLQDQGLIKLKDGAGITATQKDIAENPKKLKFTEIEAAQLVRTLPDVDLAVINGNYALEGNLKVSDALAVEANDSLAATTYANIIAVREGDESREDIKALVEVLKSEEIKTFITDTFNGAVVPVK is encoded by the coding sequence ATGAAAAAATTATTATCAGCAATCTTAATTGCGGCACTCTCTGCTTCTGTATTTGCCGGCTGCGCGAATTCCGCAACCGCTTCCTCTGCGGCCGCATCCTCTGCCGCCCCGGCTTCCAGCGAAGCGGAAAGCACGGCGGCAGCCAAGAAAATCGTCATCGGCGCGTCCCCGACACCGCACGCGATTATTTTGAAGGAAGCCGCCAAGCTGCTGAAAGACAAGGGCTACGATCTTGAGATCAAGGAATTCTCCGATTATGTTCTTCCCAATAAAGCTCTGGACAGCAAGGACCTGGACGCCAACTACTTCCAGCATCAGCCGTATCTGGATGAATTCAACAAGGAAAATGGAACCAAGATTGTTTCCGCGGGCTCCATCCACTATGAGCCGTTCGGTATTTACGCCGGGAAAACCAAGGCCCTTGCCGATCTGAAGGAAGGCGCGACCATTGCGGTTCCAAACGATACTTCCAATGAGGCCAGAGCGCTTCTGCTGCTCCAGGACCAGGGCCTGATCAAGCTGAAGGACGGCGCCGGGATCACCGCCACTCAGAAGGACATTGCGGAAAACCCGAAGAAGCTGAAGTTTACGGAAATTGAAGCTGCCCAGCTGGTCCGTACCCTGCCCGACGTGGACCTGGCCGTCATCAACGGCAACTATGCTCTCGAGGGAAATCTGAAGGTTTCCGACGCGCTCGCAGTGGAAGCGAACGACTCCCTTGCGGCAACCACATACGCCAACATTATCGCTGTCCGCGAAGGCGACGAAAGCCGCGAGGATATCAAGGCGCTGGTGGAAGTGCTGAAGAGCGAGGAAATCAAAACCTTTATCACGGATACGTTCAACGGGGCTGTTGTTCCGGTAAAATAA
- a CDS encoding diguanylate cyclase domain-containing protein — protein sequence MKTNPRLKTVLILAISCSVLTTSFTVFAFQLKKDIRNFADQEIEESEQQNSAALSGQFSERLAVLSSLASLIGSREVQNDPTVTQAMHSLTKSGAFVQTAIADLNGDSTSDSGEKSNVAEYDFFKKSLNGQKAVCDSFAFYGKKSLLFSVPVYRKEAVAGVLIGISDTGPLTDALSTAVYGGAGSRLLLGRDGRVILQSDTPFDSKEENLFSCLLNRNQGNRDSIDRIRGIMDRSESGAVEYGTGGSYGYLYFAPVAGTDWYLAAAVPDTAVFSRFGRLLLLCAIPVAGTALTFLLLGTYFVVLLRRKNADVRKGIQELKALTANIPGCVQHCKYDGFLTIVYCSDGFPQLTGYTPEEIGRFFHNRFLLMVYEPDREVIQRSIDAQLQNGSVIDVQYRLLRKDGSLIWVLDKGQLMAESGMEPELYCLLTDITDQREIMQELEISNERYQIVLDQSDSMIFEYDIVNGTVSNSTSGLSVFGSGSAIRNFPDSVLKSEMIHPDDLDLFRSMFTGVKNGAHSAEGECRLKDRQGSYLWYSMKITTIFNQNGEPVRAIGRISDITCQKEATQKLVQKAQRDGLTGLLNKSATKAYIEQALVGNELCALYIIDVDHFKDINDHLGHMFGDAVLAEIGGKLKKLFRTSDVVGRVGGDEFMVLLKSIGDLSLVAEKADAIHQSLQQTFENGPKQYSISGSIGIAVYPKDGRTYADLYKKADAALYEAKRCGRSRFVIFDGGLETSGYVNGAPKQYDSLSPQ from the coding sequence GTGAAAACAAATCCAAGGCTGAAAACGGTTTTGATTCTTGCCATTTCCTGCTCTGTCCTGACTACTTCCTTCACTGTGTTTGCCTTTCAGCTGAAAAAAGACATCCGGAATTTTGCCGATCAGGAAATTGAGGAAAGCGAGCAACAGAATTCCGCGGCATTGTCCGGCCAGTTCAGCGAAAGACTTGCGGTTTTAAGCTCTCTGGCGTCTTTGATCGGCAGCAGGGAGGTTCAAAACGACCCAACCGTTACACAGGCGATGCACTCTTTGACAAAAAGCGGCGCGTTCGTACAGACCGCCATCGCGGATTTAAACGGCGACAGCACTTCGGACAGCGGCGAAAAAAGCAATGTGGCGGAATATGATTTCTTTAAAAAATCCTTAAATGGTCAAAAGGCAGTCTGCGACTCCTTTGCTTTTTACGGCAAAAAGAGCCTGCTTTTTTCCGTGCCGGTCTATCGAAAGGAAGCCGTAGCCGGCGTCCTGATAGGGATTTCCGACACCGGGCCGCTGACGGACGCCCTCAGCACAGCCGTATACGGCGGCGCCGGCTCCCGCCTTTTGCTCGGGCGCGACGGCAGAGTCATTCTTCAGTCGGACACGCCGTTTGACAGCAAGGAGGAAAATCTGTTCTCCTGTCTGCTGAACAGAAACCAGGGCAACCGGGACAGCATTGACCGCATCCGCGGGATCATGGACCGCTCGGAAAGCGGTGCCGTGGAGTACGGGACCGGCGGTTCTTACGGTTATCTTTACTTTGCTCCTGTTGCGGGGACGGACTGGTACCTGGCCGCCGCGGTCCCGGATACCGCGGTTTTTTCCAGATTCGGGCGTCTTCTTCTGCTGTGCGCAATTCCTGTGGCGGGAACCGCGCTGACTTTTCTTCTGCTTGGAACTTACTTCGTCGTTCTGCTGCGCCGGAAAAACGCCGACGTCAGAAAAGGGATTCAGGAGCTGAAAGCGCTGACCGCCAATATCCCCGGCTGCGTGCAGCACTGCAAATACGATGGCTTTCTCACGATCGTGTACTGCAGCGACGGCTTTCCGCAGCTGACCGGATATACCCCGGAAGAAATCGGGCGGTTCTTTCACAACCGGTTCCTCCTCATGGTTTATGAGCCCGACCGCGAGGTCATTCAGCGGAGCATAGACGCCCAGCTTCAGAACGGCAGCGTCATTGACGTGCAGTACCGTCTGTTAAGAAAGGACGGCTCCCTGATCTGGGTTCTCGACAAGGGACAGCTGATGGCCGAAAGCGGCATGGAGCCCGAGCTTTACTGCCTGCTGACGGACATCACCGACCAGCGGGAAATCATGCAGGAGCTGGAAATCAGCAACGAACGCTATCAAATCGTGCTGGACCAGTCGGACAGTATGATTTTTGAATACGACATCGTCAACGGGACGGTATCCAACAGCACAAGCGGACTTTCTGTGTTCGGAAGCGGCAGCGCAATCCGGAACTTTCCCGACAGCGTGCTGAAAAGCGAAATGATTCACCCCGACGACCTTGACCTGTTCCGCTCCATGTTTACCGGCGTCAAAAACGGAGCGCACAGCGCGGAGGGCGAATGCCGGCTGAAAGACCGGCAGGGCTCCTATCTCTGGTACAGCATGAAGATCACTACGATTTTTAATCAGAACGGCGAACCGGTCCGGGCTATCGGCAGGATCAGCGACATCACCTGCCAGAAGGAAGCCACCCAAAAGCTGGTGCAGAAAGCGCAGCGCGACGGACTGACCGGGCTGCTGAACAAATCCGCCACAAAAGCGTATATTGAGCAGGCGCTGGTCGGCAACGAGCTTTGCGCACTGTACATCATCGACGTCGATCATTTCAAGGATATCAACGACCATCTTGGACATATGTTCGGCGACGCGGTGCTGGCGGAAATCGGCGGCAAGCTGAAAAAGCTGTTCCGCACCTCCGACGTGGTGGGGCGTGTCGGCGGGGATGAATTCATGGTGCTTCTGAAAAGCATCGGCGACCTGTCCCTGGTGGCCGAAAAGGCAGACGCCATTCACCAGAGCCTGCAGCAGACTTTCGAGAACGGGCCGAAACAGTATTCCATCTCCGGCAGCATCGGTATCGCGGTTTACCCGAAAGACGGCAGGACCTACGCGGACTTATATAAAAAGGCGGATGCCGCCCTTTACGAAGCGAAGCGCTGCGGCAGAAGCAGGTTTGTCATTTTTGACGGCGGGCTTGAAACATCCGGGTACGTAAACGGCGCTCCCAAACAATATGATTCCCTTTCCCCCCAGTGA
- a CDS encoding CdaR family transcriptional regulator, translating into MHISTQSAQQIVNEISTIVKQHVNMMDAQGYIIASTDSSRVGNYHEGAKKIIDEHLTEFYVTPETETPFTRAGLNLPIIINGETIGVIGITGGYEQVFNYGQIVKKMTEILVRESYAREQERFDKKIESRFLEDWILGTGAELGHAFIERGVALHIDITRPRRVMVLRLADFQRLAGTGEGQKVIEKIEQAVRQFICEEPGNVYLRLTTKQICLVMPRSDIQMRALAEKLCQHIHSLFDVTLFAGIDNGETGTTDVRGAYIKANKASHACNVPAYCIMLYDQINMEIFMEEIPKVLKEEYLRKIFAGCSFEKMRNWIAILEVYFHAEGSIRLSAERLFMHKNTLQYKLKKLEECTGYDVRLPSNSAIFYIAVLFFRDIQKELLILGN; encoded by the coding sequence ATGCATATTTCCACTCAAAGTGCACAGCAAATTGTGAACGAGATAAGTACTATTGTCAAGCAGCATGTAAATATGATGGATGCACAAGGTTATATTATTGCCAGTACCGATTCGAGCCGTGTAGGGAATTACCACGAAGGTGCAAAAAAGATCATTGACGAGCATCTTACGGAATTTTATGTGACTCCCGAAACAGAAACTCCTTTCACCCGCGCCGGACTCAATCTTCCCATAATCATCAACGGTGAGACCATCGGCGTTATAGGCATCACCGGCGGGTACGAGCAGGTTTTTAACTATGGGCAGATTGTAAAAAAAATGACGGAAATTCTGGTGCGGGAAAGCTACGCCCGGGAGCAGGAGCGGTTTGACAAGAAGATTGAAAGCCGTTTTTTGGAAGACTGGATTCTGGGTACAGGCGCAGAGTTGGGCCACGCCTTTATTGAAAGGGGCGTCGCACTGCACATTGACATCACCCGTCCAAGGCGGGTCATGGTGCTGCGGCTTGCAGACTTTCAACGCCTTGCCGGCACCGGAGAGGGGCAGAAGGTGATTGAAAAGATAGAGCAGGCTGTCCGTCAGTTTATCTGTGAGGAACCGGGAAATGTCTATTTGCGCCTTACTACGAAGCAAATTTGTTTGGTAATGCCTCGCAGTGACATTCAGATGCGTGCATTAGCAGAAAAACTTTGTCAACATATCCATAGTTTATTTGATGTGACGCTTTTCGCGGGAATTGACAATGGGGAGACCGGTACAACTGACGTCCGAGGCGCCTATATCAAGGCCAATAAAGCATCTCATGCCTGTAACGTGCCCGCTTACTGCATTATGCTGTACGACCAAATTAACATGGAAATATTCATGGAGGAGATTCCAAAGGTATTGAAAGAAGAATACCTGCGTAAAATATTTGCAGGCTGCAGCTTTGAAAAAATGCGTAACTGGATTGCTATTTTAGAAGTTTACTTTCATGCCGAAGGTTCCATCCGCTTATCGGCTGAAAGGTTGTTCATGCATAAGAACACCCTACAATACAAACTGAAGAAACTGGAAGAATGTACCGGTTATGACGTGCGCCTTCCCAGTAACAGCGCAATTTTTTATATTGCTGTTTTGTTTTTTCGGGATATTCAAAAAGAATTGCTTATTTTGGGCAATTAA
- a CDS encoding methionine ABC transporter ATP-binding protein, with translation MGEAIIEIQSLSKTFHTKDSEVQALSDINLTIEKGDIFGIIGMSGAGKSTLVRCINMLEKPSEGTVLFDGRDLSALSDKDLRTVRRSMGMIFQQFNLLMQRTAEQNICFPLELAGADRASARKRAKELLELVGLADRARAYPAQLSGGQKQRVAIARALATNPKVLLCDEATSALDPTTTTSILALLKDINRRMGITIVIITHQMSVIEEICNRVAIIDDSRIAESGSVEDIFHRPQTAAAQKLVYPEGKHPDKMISKRCMRIVFDGNSSFEPVIANMVLDCKAPVNILYADTKDIDGKAFGQMVVQLPQDEALAQKMFDYVRAKGLSAEEVNGYVG, from the coding sequence TTGGGCGAGGCTATCATCGAAATTCAATCGTTGAGCAAAACCTTCCACACGAAGGATTCTGAGGTGCAGGCTTTAAGCGATATTAACCTGACGATTGAAAAAGGCGATATTTTTGGCATTATCGGCATGAGCGGCGCCGGTAAGAGCACGCTGGTACGATGTATCAACATGCTGGAAAAGCCGTCGGAGGGCACTGTCCTGTTCGACGGGCGCGACCTGTCCGCCCTTTCCGATAAGGACCTGCGCACGGTTCGCCGGTCCATGGGGATGATTTTCCAGCAGTTCAATCTTCTGATGCAGCGCACGGCGGAGCAGAATATCTGTTTTCCCCTGGAGCTGGCCGGCGCTGACAGGGCATCCGCAAGAAAAAGGGCGAAAGAGCTTCTTGAGCTCGTCGGCCTGGCCGACAGGGCCCGGGCTTACCCCGCCCAGCTTTCCGGCGGCCAGAAACAGCGTGTGGCCATTGCCCGCGCGCTTGCGACCAATCCGAAGGTGCTTTTGTGCGACGAAGCCACCAGCGCCCTTGACCCGACCACCACCACGTCGATCCTGGCGCTGCTGAAGGATATCAACCGCCGGATGGGCATCACCATTGTTATTATCACGCATCAGATGAGCGTAATAGAGGAAATCTGCAACCGCGTCGCCATTATTGACGACAGCCGGATTGCCGAATCCGGTTCTGTGGAGGATATTTTCCACAGACCGCAGACGGCGGCGGCGCAGAAGCTGGTCTACCCCGAAGGGAAACATCCCGATAAAATGATCAGCAAGCGATGTATGCGCATTGTGTTTGATGGAAATTCTTCTTTTGAGCCGGTCATTGCGAATATGGTCCTCGACTGCAAGGCGCCCGTCAATATCCTGTACGCAGACACCAAAGACATAGACGGCAAAGCGTTTGGCCAGATGGTGGTCCAGCTGCCGCAGGACGAGGCTCTGGCGCAGAAGATGTTTGACTATGTACGCGCGAAGGGTCTGTCCGCTGAGGAGGTGAACGGTTATGTGGGATGA
- a CDS encoding FAD:protein FMN transferase has protein sequence MDRNKKIILTLSVLLTAVIVCLAFLWIRFGQRADSYECTNFAMGTYVQQTVYGKNAETAATAAAKKIGELENLISWRIADSDIDRLNQASGSSWVRLDARTIALLQKSLTVAQKSGGAFDPTILPITSLWDFGGENQRVPSKAEIDTYLKYVDYNNLRVNPKDSAASLKLHYTAVELGAIGKGAACDEAVAAYRQAGADCGIVAVGGSVGVFGTKQDKSPWRVAVRDPRSSEAQSASMGTIDLASGFVSTSGTYEKNFTESGVTYHHLLNPKTGYPENNGLLSVTVVCDNGALSDALSTACFVLGKEKGTALLKEYNAGGIFINSDHQVFVTDNLVNSFKIVEKQYIFK, from the coding sequence ATGGATAGAAACAAAAAAATCATTCTGACGCTCAGCGTCCTGCTGACCGCCGTCATCGTCTGTCTGGCCTTCCTCTGGATCAGATTCGGACAGCGCGCGGACAGCTACGAATGTACGAACTTCGCAATGGGAACTTATGTCCAGCAGACCGTTTATGGGAAAAACGCGGAGACGGCGGCAACCGCTGCCGCTAAAAAAATAGGCGAGCTGGAAAACCTGATTTCGTGGAGAATCGCGGATTCCGATATCGACAGGCTGAATCAGGCTTCCGGCTCCAGCTGGGTCAGGCTCGACGCGAGGACCATCGCTCTGCTTCAAAAAAGCCTTACCGTCGCTCAGAAGTCCGGCGGGGCCTTTGACCCTACCATCTTGCCGATTACCTCCCTATGGGATTTCGGAGGAGAGAACCAGCGTGTTCCCTCTAAGGCGGAAATCGATACCTATTTGAAATACGTGGATTATAACAATTTAAGAGTAAACCCAAAGGATTCCGCCGCGTCCCTGAAGCTGCACTATACCGCGGTCGAACTGGGCGCGATCGGGAAGGGCGCCGCCTGTGACGAAGCAGTCGCCGCCTACCGGCAGGCCGGAGCGGACTGCGGAATCGTCGCCGTCGGCGGCAGCGTGGGAGTATTCGGCACCAAGCAGGACAAATCGCCCTGGCGTGTGGCGGTGCGCGATCCCCGCAGCTCCGAAGCGCAGAGTGCTTCCATGGGCACAATTGACCTGGCCTCCGGTTTTGTGTCCACTTCCGGTACATACGAAAAGAATTTTACGGAAAGCGGCGTTACCTATCATCATCTTTTAAACCCGAAAACCGGCTACCCGGAAAACAACGGCCTGCTTTCCGTCACGGTAGTCTGTGACAACGGCGCGCTGAGCGACGCGCTTTCCACCGCCTGTTTTGTTTTGGGAAAAGAGAAGGGGACCGCTCTTCTGAAGGAATACAACGCCGGCGGAATCTTTATCAACAGCGATCATCAGGTATTCGTCACGGATAATCTTGTAAATTCTTTTAAAATTGTCGAAAAGCAATATATTTTTAAATAA
- a CDS encoding YbaK/EbsC family protein translates to MSVQKVKDYLKLYGMEDRLHEFSVSSATVELAAQALNVEEARIAKSISFHSGGGCVIVVAAGDAKVDNAKFKAEFGTKAKMLAPDEVEQLTGYKVGGVCPFGNPPCARVYCDVSLKRFSKVFPAGGSASSCVELSCDELFHVSQSVKWVDVCKNWQDLQGKG, encoded by the coding sequence ATGTCGGTTCAGAAAGTAAAGGATTATTTAAAATTATACGGGATGGAAGACCGCCTGCACGAATTTTCGGTTTCGAGCGCGACGGTGGAGCTGGCCGCACAGGCGCTGAATGTTGAGGAAGCGCGCATTGCAAAGTCGATCTCTTTTCACAGCGGCGGCGGCTGCGTGATTGTCGTCGCTGCGGGAGACGCCAAGGTGGACAACGCAAAATTCAAGGCAGAGTTCGGCACAAAGGCGAAAATGCTTGCTCCCGACGAGGTGGAGCAGCTGACCGGGTACAAGGTAGGGGGCGTCTGCCCGTTTGGAAATCCGCCCTGCGCAAGGGTGTACTGCGACGTTTCGCTGAAACGCTTCTCCAAAGTTTTCCCCGCGGGCGGCAGCGCAAGCTCCTGCGTGGAGCTGAGCTGTGACGAGCTTTTCCACGTTTCCCAAAGCGTGAAATGGGTGGACGTCTGCAAAAACTGGCAGGATCTTCAGGGAAAAGGATAG
- a CDS encoding methionine ABC transporter permease: MWDESTLSMLLQGIGETLYMVLVSTLFAYIIGLPVGILLFTSAKDGIRPHASLYKVLDVIVNLTRSIPFLILMIAIFPFTRMVTGTTIGSTATIVPLTLSAAPFIARLVESSLKEIDIGVIEAAQSMGASDFQIIWKVLLPESKPSLIVGCAIATTTILGYSAMAGVVGGGGLGTIAINYGLYRWQGEMMLIATILLVVIVQVLQGIGMRAAGLSDKRKN; this comes from the coding sequence ATGTGGGATGAGTCAACGCTGAGCATGTTGTTGCAGGGCATTGGTGAAACCCTGTATATGGTACTGGTTTCCACACTCTTTGCCTATATTATCGGCCTGCCCGTGGGAATCCTGCTGTTCACCAGCGCAAAGGACGGGATCCGCCCGCACGCTTCTCTGTATAAGGTGCTGGATGTGATCGTCAATCTGACCCGCTCCATCCCGTTCCTGATCCTGATGATCGCCATCTTTCCGTTTACAAGAATGGTGACGGGCACCACCATCGGTTCCACGGCAACCATTGTTCCGCTGACCTTGTCGGCGGCGCCCTTTATCGCGAGGCTCGTCGAGTCCTCGCTGAAAGAGATTGACATCGGCGTGATTGAAGCCGCGCAGTCCATGGGCGCGTCCGACTTCCAGATTATCTGGAAGGTCCTGCTTCCCGAATCCAAGCCTTCCCTGATTGTGGGCTGCGCCATTGCGACGACCACGATTCTGGGATATTCCGCCATGGCCGGCGTTGTCGGCGGCGGCGGGCTGGGCACGATTGCGATCAATTACGGCCTTTACCGCTGGCAGGGCGAGATGATGCTGATCGCCACCATTCTGCTGGTTGTGATCGTTCAGGTGCTTCAGGGCATCGGGATGAGGGCGGCCGGACTGAGCGACAAAAGAAAAAATTAA
- the trmB gene encoding tRNA (guanosine(46)-N7)-methyltransferase TrmB, which yields MRMRNKPWAAPELDACGFFVRNPAQYIGKWHSFFRRRQPIHLELGCGKGLFLAGLAPQNPQINYMGIDLKDAVLGPAKRNIEQAFRERNAEPDNVVLMAQDIERILTVMNAEDTVERIYIHFCNPWPKAKHHKRRLTYPRQLENYKQILEKGGEIHFKTDDGALFDDSLVYFEESGFEILSMTYDLHGGGQQGNALTEHEKMFMEKGIKIKALAARWTGE from the coding sequence ATGAGAATGCGCAATAAACCGTGGGCCGCGCCCGAGCTGGATGCGTGCGGCTTTTTTGTCCGCAATCCCGCACAGTATATTGGAAAATGGCACAGCTTTTTCCGGCGGCGGCAGCCCATCCATCTGGAGCTTGGCTGCGGAAAGGGCCTTTTTCTCGCCGGGCTTGCCCCGCAGAATCCGCAGATCAATTATATGGGAATCGATTTGAAGGATGCCGTTCTCGGCCCGGCCAAACGGAATATTGAACAGGCGTTCCGGGAGCGGAACGCAGAGCCGGACAACGTCGTGCTGATGGCGCAGGATATTGAGCGGATTCTCACCGTGATGAATGCCGAAGATACGGTGGAGAGAATCTATATTCATTTCTGCAATCCGTGGCCGAAGGCCAAGCATCACAAACGGCGGCTGACCTATCCCCGCCAGCTTGAGAATTACAAGCAGATTCTGGAAAAGGGCGGAGAAATCCACTTTAAAACCGATGACGGCGCCCTTTTTGACGATTCGCTGGTGTACTTTGAAGAAAGCGGGTTTGAGATTCTGTCTATGACCTACGACCTGCACGGCGGCGGTCAGCAGGGAAATGCGCTGACCGAACATGAAAAAATGTTCATGGAAAAGGGTATAAAAATCAAGGCGCTTGCCGCCCGGTGGACGGGAGAATAA